From the genome of Haloferax sp. Atlit-12N:
GACGACCTCGGCGAGGTCGTCGTCGACGCGTTCGGGGTCGTCCCACGGTTCGACGCGCGGGGGGTCCTCGACGTTGTTCTGCGGGAGGTACGAAAGCAGGTGGCGGATGTCGTCGAGTGCCTGCTCTTCGGTGTCGGTGGCGAAGTGGGCAACCCCGCTCGTCGAGGTGTGGGTCGTCGCGCCGCCGAGTTCGTCGAAGGTGACCTCCTCGCCCGTGACCGTCTTGATGACGTCCGGGCCGGTGATGAACATGTGGCTCGTGTCGCGGACCATGAACGTGAAGTCCGTCAGCGCGGGGGAGTACACCGCGCCGCCCGCACAGGGGCCCATGATGGCCGAAATCTGCGGGATGACGCCCGACGCCTCGGTGTTGCGGCGGAAGATTTCGCCGAAGCCGCCGAGCGACTGGACGCCCTCCTGAATCCGCGCGCCGGCGGAGTCGTTGAGGCCGACGACGGGTGCGCCGACCTCCATCGCCTTGTCCATCACCTTACAGACCTTCTCGGCGAACACCTCGCCGAGCGAGCCGCCGAAGACGGTGAAGTCGTGGGCGAAGACGAAGACGGTTCGGCCGTCGACCTCGCCGTAGCCGGTGATGACGCCGTCGCCGGGGAGCTTCGTCTCCTCCATCCCGAACTTGTGGTTGCGGTGGGTCCGGAACTGGTCGAACTCGCGGAAGGTGCCGTCGTCGAGGAAGTAGTCGATGCGCTCGCGGGCGGTCATCTTGCCCTTGTCGTGCTGGGAGGCGATTCGGTCCTCACCGCCGCCCTTCAGGGCTTCCTCGCGCTTCTCGCGGAGTTCGTCGATCCGGTCTTCCATCGTCATGCCAGACCACCTTCGCTCATTGGAGCAACGGTCCGCAGTCCTCGGTCAAAGGAGTTCCGCAATCCGGCAACCCTTACTTCGACAGTTGTCGAAGAATAGATGGAACAATCATCATAGTTGTCGGCGGGCGGGCCGCTTCTCGCGGTCGAGTCGGCCGAAAATGGAGCAGTCGGAGTCGAATCAGTGCGCCGAACGCGGCGGGGAGACCCTACTCAGACGACCGAGTCGGGCTGTCGGAGGCCGAAGAAGGCAGCGGCGGACGCGACGACAGCGACGCCGACGGTCGGCCAGAAGCCGATGGTCGTGTCCACGCCGAAGTGCGTGAGGAGCGTGAAGACGAGGAACAGCGGGAGGACGACCCCGACGGCGAAGAGCCACGGCGTGGCGAAAGACTTCGAGAACTCGCCCGCGCCGGCGGCGAACTCCTCGAGCGCCTCGCGGCCCATGACCCAGCCGACGAACAGGAGGAACGCGGCGAGACCGGCGGTCAGGAGGACGTTCACGAGTGGGCCGGCGACGAAGCCGAAGATGCCCGGGTTGAACGCGCAGACGGTGCCGGTGACGGCGACGAGCGCGGTCATCCCGACGACGGCGCGCCTGCGTGAGACGCCGTACTCGTCGACGAGGAACGCGACGGGGATTTCGAGCATGCTGATGGAACTCGACAGCGCCGCGAGCGTCACGACGGCGAAGAACGCGGTGGCGATGAGCGTCCCCGCGGGGAGTTGCGAGAACGCCCCGGCGAGGCCGACGAACAGCGCGCCCGGCCCGGTGCCGGTCTCGGTCGGATTGATTCCCTGCGAGAACAGGAGCGGGAAGACGACGAGACCGGTGATGACGCCGACGCTCGTGTTGAGGATGGCGATGGCGCTCCCGTCGAAGGGAAGCGAGCGGTCCTCGTCGAGGTACGAGGAGTAGGTTATCATCGTGCCCGCGCCGAGCGAGAGGGTAAACAGCGCCTGTCCGGCGGCGGGGCCGAGGATGGCAAAGAAGTTCTCGGTGATGACCGAGGGGTCGAACCGGAGGAAGAAGGTGTAGCCGGCGGCCGCGTTCGGCTGGGTCGCGGCCCAGGCGGCGAGACCGGCGAGCAGGACGAGCACGGCGGGCATCATGACCTTCGTGCCGAGTTCGATGCCCTTGCGGACGCCCGCGAAGACGATGAGCGCGGTCAGGCCGAGAAACAGCAGATGGTAGAGCGCGGCGTCGACGCCGGCGGAGACGCCGCCGAAGTACTGGCCTGGATTGGTGAAGTACGCGGGATTTCCGCCGACGACCGCGGCCCCGCTTTCGAGGAGATAGCGGATAATCCACCCGCCGACGACGCTGTAGAACGAGAGCAGCGAGATGCCGGTGACGACCGAGAACGCGCCGACGACCCCCCACGTTTTCGACCCCGAGAGGTCCCGGAGCGCGCCGACCGGCGACTTCTTCGCGCGGCGGCCGATGACGAACTCGCCGAGGAGTCCGGGAACGCCGACGAGGAGAACGATGCCGAGATACACGACGAGGAACGCGCTGCCGCCGTTTTCGGCGGTCTGCCACGGGAACCGCCAGATGTTCCCGAGACCGACCGCGCTGCCGACGGCCGCGAGGATGAACCCGAGCCGTGTTGCCCATGTTTCTCGTGTCATTGACACCCATTGCCAGTCCACCAGTAAAAGGGCTTTCGGACCGACGATACGTCATCGGAGAAATTTAACGGTTTTGAGTGGTCTACGCGTGAAAATCGTCGTCGAATAGTCGGAGAAAACGCATCGCTACCGATGATTCCTAACCGCTCGAAAAGCGGGACCGTTCGCCGCCTCAGAGGGGCGGGATGATGGCCGGGCTCTCGCCGAGGAACAGCGTCTGGAGCCCGAGAGCGAGCGTCGCCACGACGGCGACGATGACGAGCGTGCGAACCAGCCAGAGCCACGTCAGGCCGACGCCGTCGCCGAGTCCGCTGCCCTTCATCAGTTCGTCGATGGCGGGCGCGCCGTAGACCCACGCCGCGAAGACGAGGATGCCGAGGACCGAAAGCGGAAGGAGCAGTTTGTAGGCGAGCGTGTCGAACCAGCCGAGCCACGCGGTGTCGATTGCCGACGGGACGCCGAGCAGGAAGATGACGCCGCCGAGACCGACGGCCATCTGCGGGCGGGAGACGTCGTAGTTGTCGATGGACCACGAGACGACGACTTCGAGGAGGCTAATCGCAGACGAGAGCGCCGCGATGAGCACGACCACGAAGAAGACGAGGCCGATTATCTGGCCGCCGGGGATGTCGGCGAACGCGCCGGCGACGCTGATGAACACCGCGCCCGCGCCGCTCGTGTTGGGGTCGATTCCCTGGGCGAACAGGAGCGGGAGGACGACGAGACCGGCGAGGATGCCGACGAAACTGTTCAGGAAGACGATGGTGATACCGTCGCCGAACAGGCTCTGGTCGCCGTCGATGTAGGAGGCGTAGGTTATCATCGCGCCCATGCCGAGCGACAGCGAGAAGAACGCCTGTCCGACCGCGAAGGGGACGATGTCGGCGAAGTTCTCCGTGAGCGCGTTGAAGTCGGGCGAGAGAAAGTACGCGTAACCCTCCGACGCGCCGGGGAGCGTGAAGGCGAAGGCCGCGAGCACGCCGAGGATGACGACGATGCTCGGAACCATCAGTTTCGTCGCCTTCTCGATGCCGTCTTCGATGCCGGCGGCGACGATGCCGACGACGAGCGCCATGAACACGGCGTGGAGCGCGAGCGCGTCCATCCCGGCGGACACCTGGCCGAAGTACTCGGCCGGGGCGGCGAAGTACGCGCCGGTCAGGCTGCCGCCGATGTACCGGAGGACCCAGCCCCCGACGACGCTGTAGTACGACAGAATCCAGAAGCCGGTGAACAGGCCGATAGCGCCCACGACGCGCCACTCCTTGTAGCCGAGCTTCTCGAAGGCGTTGATGGTGTTCAGGTTGGTCTTGCGTCCGATGACGAACTCGGCGAGGATGGCCGGGAGGCCGATGCCGAGCGCCGCGATGATGTAGACGATCAGGAAAGAGGCACCGCCGAACTGAGCGGTCTTGAACGGGAACTGCCAGATGTTCCCGAGGCCGACCGCGCTGCCGACGGCCGCGAGGATGAACCCTGCCCTGGTTGCCCACGTTTCACGTTCGGTCATGTCTATCACCCTGTTGCCGATGTGGGTGTGATAAATGACGCGGTATGCCGTCGCATATCGGAGTGAAAATCGACATAATTCTCCAACCAACTATAGGATGTGGCACGTTCGTCCGAATTCAGACCTCGATTAGCCTCATTTTTCTAACGAGTGTCGTGTTCGTGAATCCCTTGCGCACCGCGTAAAAATTCGTGCGCACCACAACGAATGTCATGCCCTCTCGTGGCGAATGTTGCCACGAGCCAGGCGAGTCAGGCCTCGCCGTAGACCGGGACGGCCGCGCCGCTCGTCACGGGAGTCGCGTCCGAACAGAGCGCGAGGACGGTCCGGGCGATTTCCTCGGGTTTTACCCACTTCTCGAAGTCGGCGTCGGCCATCATCTCGCGATTCATCGGCGTGTCGATGACGCTCGGCATCACCGCGTTCGCGCGCAGGACGCCGCGGTTCTCCTCGGCGATGGTTTCGGTGAGCAGGCGGACGCCCGCTTTCGAGGCCCGATAGATTCCGTCGCCTTCGCCGCCCTCAAGCGACGAGCGGGCCGAGACGCTCACGACGGAGCCCTCGGTCTCCCGGAGGTGCGGAATCGCGTGTTTCGACGCGAGGAACATCGTCTTGAGGTTCACGTCGAACAGGAAGTCGAAGGTGTCCGCCTCCGTCTCGTCGATGGGCGTTCCGCCGCGCCACGTCCCGGCGATGTTGGCGAGGTGGTCGAGACGGCCGAAGTCGGAGACGACTGCATCGACGACGCGCGCCACGTCGGCCTCGTCGGTGAAGTCGCCCTCGTAGAACCGGACTCCTTCGGCCTCGAAAAAGCCGTCCTCGTCGTCGGGTTCGACCACGTCCGCGGCCGCGACCGACGCGCCAGCATCGTGAAACGCGCGGGCGATTGCGCCGCCGAGCGCGCCGCTCGCGCCGGTCACGAGAGCGACTGTTCCGTCGAAGTCGAATGTCACGTCCATGACCGTGCGGTACGTGCGCACGGGACATAATTCGGTCGCGGCTGTGCGCCCGTCGGCGACCGGCCGCGTCGTCACCCTTCCGCGTCGGTGACCGCCTGCCCGGATTGCCCCGGGCACGACGAGGCGGTCCGGTCAGGGCGTGATGACCAGTTTGCCGAGGAAACTGTCTTCCATGACGGCGCGGTGGGCCTCGGCGGCCTCGTCGAGGTCGTAGGTCCGCGCCACGTCGATTTCGAACTCGCCCGCGCCCATCTGTCCGGCGAGTTCGCGCAGGGGAGCCGACAGGTCGGGCGTGTTGAACATGCTCATCATCGTCAGCGAGAGGTCCTTGCCCCGGGCCGACGACGACAGGTCGAAGCCGACTTCCGGGTCGTTCTCGCCGATGCCGACGACGCGACCGCCGTGGGCGGCCACGTCGGCGTCGAACTGGAGGTAGTCGTCCAGCCGGTGGTCGAGCGTCAGGTCAACGCCGTCGCCCGTCGCCGTGTCCACGACGGCGTCGGCGAGGTCGTCGCGGTCGTAGTCGAGGACGACGTTCGCGCCGAGTTCGGCCACCCGGTCGTGGTATTCGGGCGCGGCGGTGGCGATGACGCGAGCGCCGGACGCGGCGGCGAGTTGGACCGCGGCGTGACCGACGCCGCCGGACCCGCCGTGAATCAGGACCGTGTCGCCGAGTTGCATCCCGCCGTGGTCGACGAGGGCGCGCCACGCGGTGACGCCGGCGACGCCCGCGCCGCCGGCCGCGACGAGGTCCACGTCGTCCGAGAGGACCGCGAGCCGGTCGGTCGGGACGGCCGCGAACTCGGCGTAGCCGCCGTAGTGGTCCTTGCCGATGCCGGTGCCGACGACGTGGTCGCCCTCGGCGAAGCCGGTGACGTCGGACCCGACCGCCGCGACCGTTCCGGCCACGTCGACGCCGGGAATCATCGGCATCGCGAAGGGTTGGTACGACCCCTCGCGGAAGTACGTGTCCACGGGGTTGACGCCCGCGGCCGCGACTTCGACGAGGACCTCGCCCGCCGCCGGGTCGGGCGTGTCGATGTCGTCTACTTGGAGCACGTCGCGTCCGCCGTGGTCGTGGAATCTGACAGCGCGCATGGCGAACGATGGGTTCGGGCGGGTGATAAATTCGGACGACTCGGAGCGAATCGCGGTGTTTCGACGCGGCGGTCGAGTCAGTCGACCCTCGCGGGTGCCGAAACACACATTCTCCGCCCGGGACAACGTCGGTTCGTGCCTCCAAGAACGTGCCCCGACTGCGACGTGTCGATGGTGTCGGTCGGCCACAAGACGACGTACAACGGCGACGGCCTCCGCGTCGACACCGATGGCGGCCTGCTCGGCGCGCTCGACCTCCGGGGGTCGTACGTGCAGGCGTACGTCTGCGAGTCCTGCGGACTCGTCCGATTCTACGCCGAGTGAGCGGTCGCGTCGAACCGTTATCTCGGCGGCGAGTAAACGCCCTGCGGCAATTTTCTCGGTCGTACCTGAACGGAGATGAATGGGATTTAAGCGCGTGCCTTTCCCTCCCACGCATGGTAATGAAGCTTCACGAATACCAGGCGAAGGACATCTTCGCAGAGGCTGGGATTCCGGTGCCAGAGTCCCGTCTCGCGTCGTCGGTAGAGGAGGTCATGGAGGCGGTCGAGGAGATCGGATACCCCGCCGCCATCAAGGCGCAGGTACACGTCGGTGGGCGTGGCAAGGCCGGTGGCATCAAAATCGCCATGGACGAGGACGAGGCTCGACAGGCCGCAGAGGACATCCTCGGGATGGACCTCAAGGGCTACACGGTCGACCGAGTGCTCGTCGAGGCCGGCGTCGACTTCGAAAACGAGCTGTACGTCGGCATCACGATGGACCGCAGCGAGGGCAAGCCCGTCGCGATGGTCTCGACGGAGGGTGGCGTCAACATCGAGGAAGTCGCAGAAGAGAACCCGGACGCAATCGCCCGCGAGCACATCGACCCCGCGTTCGGCCTGCACCCGTATCAGGCCCGTAAGGTCGTCTTCGAGGCGGGCATCCCCCGTGACGTCGCATTCGACGTCGCCTCGTTCCTCACGACGCTGTACGACCTCTACGAGTCGAACGACGCGTCGGACATCGAAATCAACCCCGTCATGATTACGTCCGACCGCGACATCGTCGCCGCGGACGCCGTCATGAACATCGACGACGACGCCCTGTTCCGCCACGACGACCTCGCGGCGATGGAAGAGGACGCCTACGAGAACGACCTCGAAGCCAAGGCCGGCGAGTACGGCTTCGACTACGTCCGCCTGTCGGGTAACGTCGGCATCATCGGCAACGGTGCCGGGCTCGTCATGACGACGCTCGACCTCGTGGACTACTTCGGCGGCGAACCCGCCAACTTCCTCGACATCGGCGGCGGTGCGAAGGCCGAGCGCGTGGCGAACGCGCTGGACATGGTCTTCTCCGACGAGAACGTCGACTCCGTCGTGTTCAACATCTTCGGCGGCATCACCCGCGGCGACGAGGTCGCCAAGGGTATCAACGAGGCGCTGGAGAGCTTCGACGAGATTCCCAAGCCGGTCGTCGTCCGCCTCGCGGGCACGAACGCCGAGGAGGGCATGGAGATTCTGAACACGGACCTCGTACAGGTCGAGGGGACGCTGGAGGACGCCGTCCAGCGTGCCGTCAAGAACGCACAGGAGGTGTCCCAATGAGCATTTTCGTCGACGACGACACGCGAGTAGTTGTACAGGGTATCACGGGTGGCGAAGGCAAGTTCCACACCCGCCAGATGGTTGAGTACGGCACGAACGTCGTCGCCGGGACCTCTCCCGGGAAGGGCGGCCAGGACGTGGACGGCATCCCCGTCTACGACACCGTCGAAGAGGCCGTCGACGAGGAAGACGCCAACGCCTCCGTCGTGTTCGTCCCGCCGGCGTTCGCCGGCGACGCCATCTTCGAGGCGCTCGACACGGACCTCGACCTCGTTGTCGCCATCACCGAGGGCGTCCCGACGCAGGACATGGCCAAGGTCAACAAGCGCCTGTCTGAGACCGACACGCGCCTCATCGGCCCCAACTGCCCGGGCATCATCACGCCCGGCGAGTCCAAGCTCGGCATCCTCCCCGGCAACATCTTCGAGGAGGGTAACGTCGGCCTCGTCTCCCGTTCCGGCACGCTCACGTACCAGGTCGTCTCGAACCTGACCGAGCGCGGTATCGGCCAGACCACCGCCATCGGCATCGGCGGCGACCCCATCATCGGCACGTCGTTCGTCGACGCTCTCGAAGCGTTCGAGAACGACCCCGACACGCACGCCGTCGTCATGTGCGGCGAAATCGGCGGCGAGGACGAAGAGCAGGCCGCGAAGTTCATCGCGGAGAACATGGACACGCCCGTCGCCGGCTTCATCGCCGGCCGCACGGCACCGCCGGGCAAGCGCATGGGTCACGCCGGCGCTATCGTCTCCGGTTCGGGCACGGGCACCGCGGAGTCTAAGATTTCGGCCCTCAACGACGCGGGCGTCCCTGTCGGCGACACCCCCAACGAGGTCGCCGACCACATCGAAGACTTCCTCTAAGCCCGCTCGAACGCGGTTTTCAACT
Proteins encoded in this window:
- a CDS encoding acyl-CoA carboxylase subunit beta gives rise to the protein MEDRIDELREKREEALKGGGEDRIASQHDKGKMTARERIDYFLDDGTFREFDQFRTHRNHKFGMEETKLPGDGVITGYGEVDGRTVFVFAHDFTVFGGSLGEVFAEKVCKVMDKAMEVGAPVVGLNDSAGARIQEGVQSLGGFGEIFRRNTEASGVIPQISAIMGPCAGGAVYSPALTDFTFMVRDTSHMFITGPDVIKTVTGEEVTFDELGGATTHTSTSGVAHFATDTEEQALDDIRHLLSYLPQNNVEDPPRVEPWDDPERVDDDLAEVVPDQPRKPYDIHDVLDGVLDEGSFFGVQEDFAKNIVVGFGRLDGRSVGIVANQPRVNAGTLNIEASEKGARFIRFCDSFNIPILSFVDVPGFLPGTDQEHNGIIRHGAKLLYAYSEATVPLMTVITRKAYGGAYDVMASKHLGADVNYAWPTAEIAVMGPQGAVNILYRDELEAADDPDARRDELIEEYREEFANPYTAADRGFIDDVIEPGETRERLISDLRMLNSKRKSQPDKKHGNIPL
- a CDS encoding sodium-dependent transporter gives rise to the protein MTRETWATRLGFILAAVGSAVGLGNIWRFPWQTAENGGSAFLVVYLGIVLLVGVPGLLGEFVIGRRAKKSPVGALRDLSGSKTWGVVGAFSVVTGISLLSFYSVVGGWIIRYLLESGAAVVGGNPAYFTNPGQYFGGVSAGVDAALYHLLFLGLTALIVFAGVRKGIELGTKVMMPAVLVLLAGLAAWAATQPNAAAGYTFFLRFDPSVITENFFAILGPAAGQALFTLSLGAGTMITYSSYLDEDRSLPFDGSAIAILNTSVGVITGLVVFPLLFSQGINPTETGTGPGALFVGLAGAFSQLPAGTLIATAFFAVVTLAALSSSISMLEIPVAFLVDEYGVSRRRAVVGMTALVAVTGTVCAFNPGIFGFVAGPLVNVLLTAGLAAFLLFVGWVMGREALEEFAAGAGEFSKSFATPWLFAVGVVLPLFLVFTLLTHFGVDTTIGFWPTVGVAVVASAAAFFGLRQPDSVV
- a CDS encoding sodium-dependent transporter; this encodes MTERETWATRAGFILAAVGSAVGLGNIWQFPFKTAQFGGASFLIVYIIAALGIGLPAILAEFVIGRKTNLNTINAFEKLGYKEWRVVGAIGLFTGFWILSYYSVVGGWVLRYIGGSLTGAYFAAPAEYFGQVSAGMDALALHAVFMALVVGIVAAGIEDGIEKATKLMVPSIVVILGVLAAFAFTLPGASEGYAYFLSPDFNALTENFADIVPFAVGQAFFSLSLGMGAMITYASYIDGDQSLFGDGITIVFLNSFVGILAGLVVLPLLFAQGIDPNTSGAGAVFISVAGAFADIPGGQIIGLVFFVVVLIAALSSAISLLEVVVSWSIDNYDVSRPQMAVGLGGVIFLLGVPSAIDTAWLGWFDTLAYKLLLPLSVLGILVFAAWVYGAPAIDELMKGSGLGDGVGLTWLWLVRTLVIVAVVATLALGLQTLFLGESPAIIPPL
- a CDS encoding SDR family oxidoreductase; translated protein: MDVTFDFDGTVALVTGASGALGGAIARAFHDAGASVAAADVVEPDDEDGFFEAEGVRFYEGDFTDEADVARVVDAVVSDFGRLDHLANIAGTWRGGTPIDETEADTFDFLFDVNLKTMFLASKHAIPHLRETEGSVVSVSARSSLEGGEGDGIYRASKAGVRLLTETIAEENRGVLRANAVMPSVIDTPMNREMMADADFEKWVKPEEIARTVLALCSDATPVTSGAAVPVYGEA
- a CDS encoding NADPH:quinone reductase is translated as MRAVRFHDHGGRDVLQVDDIDTPDPAAGEVLVEVAAAGVNPVDTYFREGSYQPFAMPMIPGVDVAGTVAAVGSDVTGFAEGDHVVGTGIGKDHYGGYAEFAAVPTDRLAVLSDDVDLVAAGGAGVAGVTAWRALVDHGGMQLGDTVLIHGGSGGVGHAAVQLAAASGARVIATAAPEYHDRVAELGANVVLDYDRDDLADAVVDTATGDGVDLTLDHRLDDYLQFDADVAAHGGRVVGIGENDPEVGFDLSSSARGKDLSLTMMSMFNTPDLSAPLRELAGQMGAGEFEIDVARTYDLDEAAEAHRAVMEDSFLGKLVITP
- the sucC gene encoding ADP-forming succinate--CoA ligase subunit beta translates to MKLHEYQAKDIFAEAGIPVPESRLASSVEEVMEAVEEIGYPAAIKAQVHVGGRGKAGGIKIAMDEDEARQAAEDILGMDLKGYTVDRVLVEAGVDFENELYVGITMDRSEGKPVAMVSTEGGVNIEEVAEENPDAIAREHIDPAFGLHPYQARKVVFEAGIPRDVAFDVASFLTTLYDLYESNDASDIEINPVMITSDRDIVAADAVMNIDDDALFRHDDLAAMEEDAYENDLEAKAGEYGFDYVRLSGNVGIIGNGAGLVMTTLDLVDYFGGEPANFLDIGGGAKAERVANALDMVFSDENVDSVVFNIFGGITRGDEVAKGINEALESFDEIPKPVVVRLAGTNAEEGMEILNTDLVQVEGTLEDAVQRAVKNAQEVSQ
- the sucD gene encoding succinate--CoA ligase subunit alpha, which produces MSIFVDDDTRVVVQGITGGEGKFHTRQMVEYGTNVVAGTSPGKGGQDVDGIPVYDTVEEAVDEEDANASVVFVPPAFAGDAIFEALDTDLDLVVAITEGVPTQDMAKVNKRLSETDTRLIGPNCPGIITPGESKLGILPGNIFEEGNVGLVSRSGTLTYQVVSNLTERGIGQTTAIGIGGDPIIGTSFVDALEAFENDPDTHAVVMCGEIGGEDEEQAAKFIAENMDTPVAGFIAGRTAPPGKRMGHAGAIVSGSGTGTAESKISALNDAGVPVGDTPNEVADHIEDFL